A stretch of Aedes aegypti strain LVP_AGWG chromosome 2, AaegL5.0 Primary Assembly, whole genome shotgun sequence DNA encodes these proteins:
- the LOC110676076 gene encoding mantle protein-like, whose translation MKAFVVLSMALAIASCTVVDSSSKKDKRGLFDGGHGGSYDFGGHAEQEVKHVTTITQKVPVPYPVEVEKKVPLEVKVPFKVEIEKKVPVVVEKKVPIYVEKKIPVHVDRPVPYKVEVKVPVVEKEYIEVPQPYKVYVEKKVPVYVPKPVYIEKPLPVTLLVKKTYKKGW comes from the exons ATGAAG GCGTTCGTTGTGTTATCCATGGCTTTGGCCATTGCATCCTGTACGGTAGTCGATAGTTCCTCCAAGAAAGATAAACGTGGACTGTTTGACGGGGGACACGGAGGCTCTTACGATTTCGGTGGTCATGCAGAGCAGGAAGTTAAGCACGTGACCACTATCACTCAGAAGGTTCCAGTTCCCTATCCGGTCGAGGTCGAAAAGAAAGTCCCGCTTGAGGTGAAGGTCCCTTTCAAAGTCGAAATCGAGAAAAAGGTCCCCGTCGTGGTGGAGAAGAAAGTCCCAATCTACGTGGAGAAGAAGATCCCAGTCCACGTTGACCGTCCCGTGCCATACAAAGTGGAAGTGAAAGTTCCAGTTGTCGAGAAGGAATACATCGAAGTGCCtcaaccatacaaagtttatgtTGAGAAGAAAGTTCCAGTGTACGTCCCGAAACCAGTGTACATCGAAAAGCCTTTGCCGGTGACTTTACTCGTCAAGAAGACGTACAAGAAGGGATGGTGA